In a genomic window of Brettanomyces nanus chromosome 1, complete sequence:
- a CDS encoding uncharacterized protein (EggNog:ENOG41) encodes MVDLTGTRSIGEMDTAELLDLLSKVTRTLKNRKAFPEVVEDEGTNEVLSDSNTETEDIYEDEFTLPPPPCFHGGRGPRGFPFPPPPPPPFLEMGFEGMPPPPPPPPPPFSIPGVNIFMTAPPPPPFGSHHHHGFEGFGEPQEPRGPRCPRGSRGRWGSRGPRGPPRRSRGPGGPRDPRDPRDPRGPRGPRGPKGPRDPREISKRPMGPWEPPMDYDFYSIPPPYPFEPFDGGERKFHQHRGPAEYCGRGRATGPGNSGFSGSSGGSGPNAPSGSHTDTLTTNTSSPTISALASSNPGLLAKLSDRLKLYDDILHRLLPDIKLTDLNDNPQPINPMKLMAALNKIRETNQNDSLSGSKAIAHTYDLLPEIPVPYIPTVKMPFGGTKGSPGMQGAKSIQGTQAIKPAQVTSGLDNFPFSAVSKAVALTPVGSSSCINSDDSSIGREIKIILPSREVALELIAKTWSSACVLFRFYHRPAFIEDLNELYDIDPSQYTNKQQRFLPLVYSVLACGALFFKSDEMTSGISTRKEAGPKVEDVEDEGYRYFTAARKLIDITDTRDTFGIQTIVMLIIFLQCSARLSTCYAYIGIALRAALREGLHRKLDYPFNAIELETRKRLFWTLYKMDIYVNTMLGLPRTISEDDFDQELPIELDDENITITGYRYERQGSRLSSSGIANAHTKLMLIMGHIVAKLYPVKRKSAPPKSRSFARAIQGHPGMAHDIVSELEMELQKWLDSLPMELKPGMEPPEQYLKANRLLHMSYLHVRIILYRPFIHYIAAGGRAASDIEGSTASLSKAQNCINVARVVVKLAEDMIERHLLSGSYWFSIYTIFFSVACLVYYVHYAPSLSADGNLDPNYLAVKKDAESGKKVLDQLKDSSTAARRTYNILNALFEQMNGRTAGSSHSEESFVTPRMGRWKQKESGPRESVGSPRDFPLSYSAVDAASHKLPNEQINKIINGVNFIDGVPTGINLATASLAEQGAGRNACVGPPAATSSRVKTANAAALSSSADIQSSYNSSTLPFEPATPFAPPSVVGENDPLGTSSIDSQYVPGPMDQLDMKIFGRFLPPYMLSQSVGHPQIQSIQESGTDSMQPLPAGTERDSFDANASASLMNRPQDVAAFLPYDGQQDSIFEQPTSAIPSGLSTVVQSEQQREQDQQKLQQEGDSVAFSSTASPTETPPLDSNFADFLFDDFFDNKRTRRDKQ; translated from the exons tccacctcctcctccattTGGAAGTCATCACCATCACGGTTTTGAAGGGTTTGGAGAACCACAAGAACCAAGAGGTCCTAGATGTCCAAGAGGATCGAGAGGAAGATGGGGATCAAGAGGACCAAGAGGACcaccaagaagatcaagaggTCCAGGAGGTCCAAGAGATCCAAGAGATCCAAGAGATCCAAGAGGTCCAAGAGGTCCAAGAGGCCCAAAGGGTCCAAGAGATCCAAGAgaaatttcaaaaagaCCAATGGGACCTTGGGAGCCTCCTATGGATTATGATTTCTACTCAATCCCACCACCTTATCCATTCGAACCATTTGACGGCGGTGAAAGGAAATTCCATCAACATCGAGGACCAGCGGAATACTG CGGGAGGGGGAGAGCTACCGGTCCAGGAAACTCAGGATTCTCCGGTAGTTCAGGTGGCAGTGGTCCTAATGCGCCTAGCGGGTCCCATACAGACACTCTAACCACCAATACATCATCCCCAACGATATCAGCATTGGCTTCGTCGAACCCTGGACTTCTTGCCAAGCTCTCAGATAGACTCAAGCTGTACGATGACATCCTTCACAGACTCTTACCGGACATTAAACTCACAGATCTCAACGATAATCCTCAACCGATCAATCCCATGAAGCTTATGGCTGCTCTGAACAAAATCCGAGAGACCAATCAGAACGACTCTCTTTCTGGCAGTAAAGCGATAGCTCACACATATGATTTATTACCCGAAATCCCTGTGCCGTACATTCCTACAGTTAAAATGCCATTTGGCGGTACTAAAGGTTCACCAGGCATGCAGGGCGCCAAGAGCATACAGGGTACCCAAGCCATTAAACCCGCACAGGTCACTTCAGGATTGGACAATTTTCCTTTCTCAGCAGTGTCCAAAGCTGTGGCCCTTACCCCAGTCGGTTCTTCGTCTTGCATAAACTCCGATGATTCATCCATCGGTCGCGAGATTAAGATCATTCTCCCTTCCAGAGAGGTGGCTTTAGAGCTTATAGCAAAAACCTGGAGTAGTGCATGCGTTTTATTTCGGTTTTACCACCGTCCAGCATTCATCGAGGACCTTAATGAACTTTACGACATTGATCCGTCTCAATACACTAACAAGCAACAGAGATTTTTACCTCTTGTCTATTCCGTACTGGCATGTGGtgctcttttcttcaagagtGATGAAATGACTTCTGGCATCTCTACCCGAAAGGAAGCAGGACCTAAGGTGGAAGACGTGGAAGATGAGGGCTACCGTTATTTCACTGCTGCAAGAAAACTTATTGATATTACTGATACAAGAGACACATTTGGTATTCAGACAATTGTGATGCTTATAATTTTCTTGCAATGCTCCGCCAGACTTTCCACCTGCTATGCCTACATTGGCATTGCGCTTCGGGCTGCCTTAAGGGAAGGTCTACATAGAAAATTAGACTATCCGTTCAATGCCATTGAGTTAGAGACTAGAAAGCGACTTTTTTGGACTCTATACAAGATGGATATATACGTCAACACAATGTTGGGATTACCTCGAACCATCAGCgaggatgattttgatCAGGAACTTCCGATTGAGCTCGATGACGAAAACATTACTATTACTGGTTATCGCTATGAGAGGCAAGGCAGTAGACTGTCCAGTTCCGGTATTGCCAATGCACATACCAAGTTAATGCTCATCATGGGCCATATAGTGGCCAAGTTGTATCCagtgaaaaggaagagcGCTCCACCAAAAAGTAGAAGTTTTGCCAGAGCTATTCAAGGCCATCCAGGCATGGCACATGATATTGTCTCCGAGCTTGAAATGGAGCTTCAGAAATGGCTCGACTCACTACCTATGGAACTTAAACCTGGTATGGAGCCTCCCGAGCAGTACCTTAAGGCAAATAGACTGCTTCACATGTCGTATTTACATGTCAGAATTATCTTATACCGCCCTTTCATCCATTATATTGCGGCCGGTGGAAGAGCGGCTTCTGATATCGAGGGATCTACGGCATCCCTATCAAAGGCACAAAATTGTATCAATGTAGCCCGTGTTGTTGTGAAGTTGGCGGAGGATATGATTGAGAGACACTTACTCAGTGGCTCGTATTGGTTTTCTATTTacaccatcttcttttccgtGGCATGTCTAGTGTACTACGTTCACTATGCTCCTTCGTTGAGTGCAGATGGCAATTTGGATCCAAATTATTTGGCTGTTAAAAAGGATGCAGAATCCGGGAAAAAAGTGCTAGATCAGTTGAAAGACAGTTCCACTGCTGCACGCCGAACGTACAACATTCTCAACGCCTTGTTTGAGCAGATGAACGGACGAACAGCCGGATCCAGTCATAGCGAAGAATCATTTGTTACTCCTCGGATGGGAAGATGgaaacagaaagagagtgGGCCTCGTGAATCAGTTGGATCTCCTAGAGATTTTCCTCTGTCCTACTCTGCTGTCGATGCCGCGTCTCACAAGCTTCCTAATGAGcagatcaacaagatcatcaatggtGTGAATTTCATCGACGGTGTTCCTACTGGGATTAATCTGGCAACAGCCAGTCTTGCTGAGCAGGGAGCAGGAAGAAATGCATGTGTAGGGCCTCCTGCGGCAACTTCTTCGAGAGTGAAAACAGCTAATGCGGCTgcactttcttcatctgcgGATATTCAGTCATCTTACAACTCGTCCACGCTGCCATTTGAGCCTGCTACACCTTTTGCACCACCTTCAGTGGTTGGAGAGAACGATCCTTTGGGGACATCTTCAATCGACTCTCAGTATGTTCCTGGTCCGATGGATCAACTGGATATGAAGATATTCGGACGATTTTTACCCCCTTATATGCTGAGCCAATCGGTTGGCCATCCACAGATCCAGAGTATTCAGGAGTCTGGTACAGATTCCATGCAACCATTGCCTGCTGGTACAGAACGAGATTCTTTTGATGCAAACGCTTCTGCTTCCTTGATGAACAGGCCGCAGGATGTGGCCGCGTTTCTACCCTACGATGGACAACAGGATAGCATATTTGAACAGCCCACATCGGCCATTCCTTCTGGCCTTTCCACGGTGGTTCAATCGGAACAACAGAGAGAACAGGATCAGCAGAAACTTCAACAGGAGGGAGACTCTGTagctttttcttcaacggCCTCACCAACAGAGACACCACCTCTTGACAGTAACTTTGCAGACTTCCTATTCGATGATTTCTTCGACAATAAAAGGACGAGAAGGGACAAACAGTGA
- a CDS encoding uncharacterized protein (EggNog:ENOG41) has translation MFPRQDSIFYPRFSFDGTAQQGYPGQATGQATGQQQQQQQQQQQQHAQGYHGVSGVNQVNQQPGNSVGGTNGNGAGNGINGQNGSNGGPGANGQNAGGANANAVNGAAGYAQPPQEFGYVDMQRDYSFMYPPGAAAAASQYGPFIQPYSSERMLHAGSDHLFGGRRPSEQLDAYGQPTPTLQNQGVNVNPSQAANQQNSAAAAAAAAQQYQQFQQAQQAGLISRQGSHFFKRIPSIQQPGATGGQEVQQGDIDSFLKRDGVGDILDNIPGYPDQGGNSGQQQVSSQQGERSQLGQGQSQQQGSGNGTRSRSSKSPQQQQAHRGSIYQAPMLPLPSRMVNQPLGYQAQQRGGPQGQQSAAAAQQNQFQQFQPQLQHPALQPQFQRSLQQLQRPQPQMMSFGTTQQEQAKNAIGKVRDRKTRRTRKHKKSESGSTILEGGSLKKKKSLPVQQLVPQMKNAARVATTVDGKAMLVPASEAMHTEDGRPLIGATKVDQLMLVIQARKKGMTGDIRQAEDGTVLEEISGPDESKRQSVLPNPVELVGGVEKPNIRGHKQHQCQYCMKKFTQSTHLEVHIRSHIGLKPYQCQYCSKRFTQGGNLRTHLRLHTGEKPFKCDTCGKMFSRKGNLQAHQLTHQNVRPYQCKFDNCNKSFTQLGNLKAHQNRFHQDTINALTNRLAHMRNLEDFERLPEQERDLLDYFASLYKNLNRGIRGRGRSPKRKDSKKK, from the coding sequence ATGTTTCCAAGACAAGATTCTATCTTCTATCCAAGGTTCTCCTTTGATGGTACGGCGCAGCAAGGCTACCCAGGTCAGGCTACTGGTCAAGCCACTGgccaacaacaacaacagcagcaacagcagcagcagcagcacGCCCAAGGTTATCATGGGGTGTCTGGTGTGAACCAGGTCAACCAGCAGCCTGGTAACAGTGTTGGTGGAACCAATGGAAATGGCGCTGGCAATGGTATCAATGGGCAGAATGGATCCAACGGAGGTCCTGGTGCGAATGGCCAGAATGCTGGTGGTGCTAATGCCAACGCAGTCAATGGTGCAGCCGGCTATGCTCAGCCTCCGCAGGAGTTTGGCTATGTGGACATGCAACGTGATTATAGCTTTATGTATCCACCTGGGGCCGCTGCCGCTGCCAGTCAGTATGGACCGTTCATCCAACCATATTCTTCCGAAAGAATGCTGCACGCAGGTTCTGATCACCTGtttggtggaagaagacCTTCTGAGCAGCTGGACGCCTATGGACAGCCTACTCCAACGTTGCAGAACCAGGGTGTTAATGTGAACCCCTCACAGGCTGCCAACCAGCAGAACTCGGCCgctgctgccgctgctgctgcccAGCAATATCAGCAGTTTCAGCAAGCCCAGCAAGCTGGTCTGATTTCTCGTCAGGGCTCGCACTTTTTCAAGCGCATTCCTTCCATCCAGCAGCCAGGAGCCACCGGTGGACAGGAAGTTCAGCAAGGAGACATTGATTCGTTTCTTAAAAGGGATGGTGTTGGTGATATTCTCGACAATATCCCCGGTTATCCGGACCAAGGGGGTAACTCTGGTCAACAGCAGGTGTCTTCTCAACAGGGAGAGCGTTCTCAGCTGGGACAAGGACAATCCCAACAACAAGGTTCAGGAAATGGCACGCGTTCTCGCTCGTCTAAGTCTcctcagcaacagcaagCTCATCGTGGTAGTATCTACCAAGCTCCAATGTTGCCACTACCATCAAGAATGGTGAACCAGCCTCTAGGATATCAGGCACAGCAGAGGGGAGGTCCTCAGGGTCAACAAAGTGCTGCAGCTGCTCAGCAGAATCAGTTCCAGCAATTCCAACCTCAGCTGCAGCACCCAGCATTGCAACCTCAGttccaaagatctcttcaacaactgcaAAGACCTCAACCGCAGATGATGTCTTTTGGAACTACTCAGCAGGAACAAGCAAAAAATGCAATTGGCAAGGTGAGAGATCGCAAGACACGTCGCACGCGGAAGCACAAGAAGTCTGAAAGTGGCAGTACTATTTTAGAGGGAGgctctttgaaaaagaagaagtctttGCCCGTACAACAACTTGTTCCCCAGATGAAGAATGCTGCTAGGGTAGCCACCACTGTTGATGGTAAGGCAATGCTTGTTCCGGCCTCTGAAGCCATGCACactgaagatggaagacCTCTTATTGGCGCCACAAAAGTGGACCAGTTGATGCTTGTAATTCAagccagaaagaaaggtaTGACTGGAGATATTAGGCAGGCTGAAGATGGTACCGTTCTGGAAGAGATTAGTGGTCCTGATGAATCCAAAAGGCAGTCAGTGCTGCCTAATCCCGTGGAATTGGTGGGAGGTGTGGAAAAGCCTAATATTCGTGGCCACAAGCAGCACCAGTGCCAGTATTGTATGAAGAAATTTACACAATCCACGCACTTGGAGGTCCATATACGGTCACATATCGGCTTGAAGCCATACCAATGTCAGTACTGTTCCAAGAGATTTACCCAGGGTGGTAATCTCCGGACGCATTTGCGTCTCCACACGGGTGAAAAGCCTTTCAAGTGTGACACTTGCGGGAAGATGTTTTCTCGTAAGGGTAATCTTCAGGCTCATCAGCTCACTCACCAGAATGTTCGTCCGTACCAGTGCAAATTTGACAATTGTAACAAGTCTTTCACTCAGCTTGGTAACCTTAAGGCCCACCAAAACAGATTCCACCAGGATACTATTAATGCCCTCACAAATAGGCTGGCCCACATGCGGAACCTCgaggattttgaaagattgCCGGAACAGGAGAGAGATTTGTTGGACTACTTTGCCAGTTTGTATAAGAACTTGAACCGTGGAAtcagaggaagaggaagaagccCCAAACGGAAAGAtagcaagaagaaatga
- the RPC19 gene encoding RNA polymerase subunit AC19 (BUSCO:EOG09344KA0): MSDKEEENNQQKEETTSKTESSTVEDAEMEEDNLDYEKIKVLPGASEDGTLASFQIVDEDHTLGNALRYIIMKNPAVEFCGYSIPHPSENKMNVRIQTYGDQTAVQVLHKGLDDLSNLCEYIEDTFMAKVNAKDFATEEP, translated from the coding sequence ATGAGCGAcaaagaggaggaaaataATCAACAGAAGGAGGAAACTACGAGCAAAACAGAATCGTCAACTGTGGAAGATGCTGAAATGGAAGAGGATAACCTTGACTATGAAAAAATTAAGGTGTTACCAGGAGCTTCTGAAGATGGCACTCTTGCGTCTTTCCAAATTGTTGACGAAGACCATACCTTAGGTAATGCCCTACGTTATATAATTATGAAGAATCCCGCGGTAGAATTCTGCGGTTATTCAATTCCTCATCCCTCAGAGAACAAGATGAATGTCAGAATTCAAACTTACGGAGATCAGACTGCTGTTCAAGTGCTACATAAAGGTCTAGATGATTTATCAAATTTGTGCGAGTACATAGAGGACACTTTTATGGCTAAAGTGAACGCCAAAGACTTTGCAACTGAAGAGCCTTAA